One Candidatus Marsarchaeota archaeon DNA segment encodes these proteins:
- the prf1 gene encoding peptide chain release factor aRF-1 yields the protein MKQEYEVKRELKRLSSIKGAGTELISVYIPPGFLISDEIAKLRDEHGQASNIKSKTTRLNVQGALEKIMQYLKLYKTPPKNGLAIFCGNISKEQAKPDIELFSMEPPQPIKANIYRCDSSFLLEPIERMMEAKDIYGIVLLDGREATVAMLKGTQFVVEKKLRSFAHQKVHKGGQSAARYDRAREESIDDYYKVVGDTINDMFAKYEFKPKGLIVGGPGPTKDNFVRAKVLNYQIKVLGVFDTGYTDENEGARELLEHAKDLLSEQAVTQERNVMEKFMSEVARNGLAVSGYEKVKAALMSNNVSKLIISDDAELYEVSYKCSNCGAELSEIERGNERKTHHDCGGSLAIVSDKDAIELLIELADKNGVDVVFVSSDSQYGKQLLLGFGGVAAMLKYRG from the coding sequence ATGAAACAGGAATACGAAGTCAAGAGGGAGCTCAAGAGGCTCTCATCGATAAAAGGAGCCGGAACCGAGCTGATAAGCGTCTATATACCGCCTGGCTTCCTTATCTCAGACGAGATAGCGAAGCTCAGGGACGAGCATGGTCAAGCTTCGAACATCAAGTCGAAGACGACGAGGCTGAACGTCCAGGGGGCGCTCGAGAAGATAATGCAGTACCTCAAGCTCTACAAGACTCCGCCAAAGAACGGGCTGGCGATCTTCTGCGGCAACATATCAAAGGAGCAGGCCAAGCCGGACATAGAGCTGTTCTCCATGGAGCCGCCGCAGCCGATCAAGGCCAACATCTACAGGTGCGACTCGTCGTTCCTGCTTGAGCCCATAGAGCGCATGATGGAGGCCAAGGACATATACGGGATCGTGCTCCTTGACGGCAGGGAGGCAACTGTGGCGATGCTGAAGGGCACGCAGTTCGTCGTCGAGAAAAAGCTGCGCTCTTTCGCGCACCAGAAGGTGCATAAGGGAGGCCAGAGCGCCGCGAGATACGACAGGGCAAGGGAGGAGAGCATAGACGATTACTACAAAGTGGTAGGCGATACGATAAACGACATGTTCGCGAAGTACGAGTTCAAGCCGAAGGGGCTCATAGTAGGTGGCCCGGGGCCGACGAAGGACAACTTCGTCAGGGCCAAGGTGCTCAACTACCAGATAAAGGTTCTTGGCGTATTCGACACCGGCTATACCGACGAGAATGAGGGGGCGCGCGAGCTCCTTGAGCACGCCAAGGACCTGCTTTCCGAGCAGGCGGTAACGCAGGAGCGCAACGTGATGGAGAAGTTCATGAGCGAGGTCGCAAGGAACGGCTTGGCTGTGAGCGGCTACGAGAAGGTCAAGGCTGCGCTCATGAGCAACAACGTATCGAAGCTCATCATAAGCGACGATGCGGAGCTCTACGAGGTCAGTTACAAGTGCAGCAACTGTGGGGCAGAGCTATCTGAGATAGAGCGCGGCAACGAGCGAAAGACACACCACGACTGCGGAGGCAGCCTCGCCATAGTAAGCGACAAGGATGCAATAGAGCTTCTCATAGAGCTGGCCGACAAAAACGGCGTTGATGTCGTGTTCGTTTCGTCTGACAGCCAGTACGGCAAGCAGCTTCTCCTCGGTTTCGGCGGAGTGGCAGCAATGCTCAAGTACAGGGGCTGA
- a CDS encoding ATP-binding protein encodes MKYIKRILFDEIKKWIGRREIIAIRGPRQSGKTTLLKILSEWIIAEKKVDPKHVIYVTFEDREELDSFSQNPKDFTARHISGPGKHYLLIDEAQYCKDLGQKLKLVYDLFDDLKIIITGSSSLELKNQTGKFLVGRLLEFELMPLTFYEYLSHADIGLAEMYHQWNEKIISSVSVGKALSVKKAAEIFNDELLKHLNNFMKFGGYPAVVAARNEEEKVILLKNLINTYLDRDILSFLQITDTIKFRKLMTLLAASDGSLIKIEKFANEIGSYFVELTKLLDALEQTYVIRRIGPYHKNKVTELRKAQKTYFVDTGLRNLLVENFSSLEKRPDAGALVENFVLNELYPYCTLRFWRTTMKSEVDFVAEHKQPLPIEVKFQHYSKPELTKSLYGFLDAYKPKECIVITKDFWGERRVAGSKITFVPVVYL; translated from the coding sequence ATGAAATACATTAAGAGAATATTATTTGACGAGATTAAGAAGTGGATAGGAAGAAGAGAGATAATAGCAATCAGGGGTCCGCGCCAATCAGGCAAGACCACGCTGCTGAAGATACTATCCGAGTGGATTATAGCCGAGAAAAAGGTAGACCCAAAGCATGTAATATACGTTACCTTCGAGGATAGGGAGGAACTTGATTCGTTTTCTCAGAACCCTAAAGATTTCACTGCCCGGCACATCAGTGGGCCAGGTAAGCATTATCTGCTAATAGACGAAGCGCAATACTGCAAAGACCTGGGCCAGAAACTAAAGTTGGTCTATGATCTGTTCGATGACCTGAAAATCATAATTACCGGATCTTCGTCATTAGAACTGAAGAACCAGACCGGCAAATTCCTTGTCGGACGTCTGTTGGAGTTCGAGCTAATGCCATTGACCTTCTACGAGTATCTCAGCCATGCAGACATAGGCCTCGCTGAGATGTATCATCAGTGGAATGAGAAGATAATATCTTCGGTTTCAGTCGGCAAAGCGCTTTCCGTAAAGAAAGCTGCGGAAATATTTAATGACGAGCTCCTGAAGCACCTCAACAATTTCATGAAGTTTGGCGGTTACCCTGCCGTTGTGGCAGCGCGCAACGAGGAAGAAAAGGTCATCTTGCTAAAGAATCTGATTAACACGTACCTGGATCGTGACATCTTGTCGTTCCTCCAGATTACTGACACTATAAAGTTCAGGAAACTGATGACCCTTCTGGCCGCGTCCGACGGTTCGCTTATAAAGATCGAGAAGTTCGCAAACGAGATAGGCAGCTACTTCGTGGAACTTACTAAGTTGCTTGATGCTTTAGAGCAGACGTATGTGATACGCAGGATCGGCCCATACCACAAGAATAAAGTCACAGAGTTGAGGAAAGCGCAAAAGACGTATTTTGTAGATACAGGCCTGCGAAATCTATTGGTAGAAAACTTCTCCAGCCTGGAAAAGAGACCCGATGCCGGAGCTTTGGTAGAGAATTTTGTGCTAAATGAGCTCTATCCCTACTGCACGCTGCGTTTTTGGCGTACAACGATGAAATCCGAAGTTGATTTTGTCGCAGAGCACAAACAGCCGCTGCCTATAGAGGTGAAGTTCCAGCACTATTCCAAGCCTGAACTGACAAAGAGCCTGTACGGATTTTTGGACGCATACAAACCAAAAGAATGCATCGTCATTACTAAGGATTTCTGGGGAGAGCGCCGCGTTGCAGGTTCAAAGATAACCTTCGTGCCTGTGGTATACCTATAA
- a CDS encoding methyltransferase, translating to MIYDSLVINDCTDVYKPREDTVLMAKAVEEHAFGQVLDLGTGTGALGIVAAKKGCSVTFADISASAVECAKSNAELNGVSGKFVVSDLFDSIRGRFDTIIFNPPYLPSETTPNDPKLVPLEGGSRGREVIDRFLEEYKQHVEPKHKVLLLESSMNGYEGDIARLGAKIIGKTHYFFEDLVVLLLEQ from the coding sequence ATGATATACGACAGCCTGGTCATAAACGACTGCACGGACGTGTACAAGCCCAGGGAAGACACCGTCCTTATGGCAAAGGCCGTTGAGGAGCATGCCTTCGGCCAGGTCCTCGACCTAGGCACAGGCACTGGCGCGCTCGGAATAGTCGCAGCGAAGAAGGGCTGCAGCGTGACGTTTGCAGACATAAGTGCATCAGCGGTCGAATGCGCAAAATCGAATGCTGAACTGAACGGCGTTTCGGGCAAATTTGTCGTCAGCGACCTTTTCGATAGCATACGCGGCAGGTTCGACACGATAATATTCAATCCGCCATATCTGCCTTCAGAAACTACACCAAACGACCCGAAGCTGGTGCCTCTCGAGGGCGGAAGCCGAGGTCGGGAGGTGATAGACCGGTTCCTGGAAGAATACAAGCAGCATGTAGAGCCTAAGCACAAGGTCTTGCTGCTTGAGAGCTCTATGAACGGATACGAGGGCGACATAGCCCGCCTTGGCGCGAAGATAATAGGCAAGACCCAT
- the serS gene encoding serine--tRNA ligase, with protein MITTRYVREHIDEIRASLQKRKSDYPLEELLKLDVEWRAQNTKLQELQAKRNRAGLDIAKLKKDSKDASAMIKDLAETKNSIGTIESALPALKERIDDLLWNMPNVLHESVKYGKDETENVEIRKWGKPKGGMSQGHAELLEKNGLVDIERAAKVAGARFYYLKGDLVFMAKALERFALDELAKKGYIPVQTPYLMKREYYKGVTGLGDFEDALYVGGRPKEAGSDTENDEELFLIATSEHPMAAMHAGELLQAKDLPFRYVGVSPCFRREAGSHGKDTKGIFRVHQFDKVEQFIFCRQEDSWKLYDELVANEEELFQKLGIPYRVIEMCTGDIGIVAAKKIDLEGWFPSQQNYREVTSASDCTDWQSMRLDIKYDDKGERKYVHTLNATAISIERALAVIAETYANGDGTITVPKALVPYMGKEFIGAAKA; from the coding sequence ATGATAACGACAAGATATGTCAGAGAGCATATTGACGAGATAAGGGCCTCGCTCCAGAAGAGGAAGAGCGACTACCCGCTAGAGGAGCTGCTGAAGCTAGACGTCGAATGGAGGGCGCAGAATACAAAGCTCCAAGAGCTGCAGGCGAAGAGGAACAGGGCAGGCTTGGATATAGCAAAGCTCAAGAAAGATAGTAAGGACGCATCGGCCATGATAAAGGATCTGGCAGAGACAAAGAACTCCATAGGCACGATAGAGAGCGCGCTGCCTGCACTCAAGGAGCGGATAGATGACTTGCTTTGGAACATGCCGAATGTGCTGCACGAGTCGGTAAAATACGGCAAGGATGAGACCGAGAATGTGGAAATCAGGAAGTGGGGCAAGCCGAAAGGCGGCATGTCGCAAGGGCACGCAGAGCTCTTGGAGAAAAACGGTCTTGTCGATATAGAGCGTGCCGCAAAGGTTGCAGGCGCCAGGTTCTATTATTTGAAAGGCGACCTTGTGTTCATGGCAAAAGCGCTTGAAAGGTTCGCGCTTGATGAATTGGCTAAAAAAGGCTATATTCCGGTCCAGACGCCTTACCTAATGAAAAGGGAGTACTACAAGGGAGTGACAGGCCTTGGCGACTTCGAGGACGCGCTGTATGTAGGTGGAAGGCCTAAAGAGGCCGGCTCGGATACCGAAAACGACGAGGAGCTGTTCCTGATAGCCACGTCTGAGCACCCCATGGCGGCGATGCATGCCGGAGAACTGCTGCAGGCTAAGGATCTGCCGTTCAGGTATGTTGGGGTAAGCCCCTGCTTCAGGCGCGAAGCAGGATCGCACGGGAAGGACACGAAAGGGATATTCAGAGTGCACCAGTTCGACAAGGTGGAGCAGTTCATATTCTGCAGGCAGGAAGATTCATGGAAGCTCTACGATGAGCTCGTAGCGAACGAGGAGGAACTTTTCCAGAAGCTTGGCATACCATACAGGGTCATCGAGATGTGCACGGGCGATATAGGGATAGTGGCGGCCAAGAAGATCGACCTTGAAGGATGGTTCCCGAGCCAGCAGAATTACAGGGAGGTAACATCCGCATCGGACTGCACGGACTGGCAAAGCATGAGGCTTGACATAAAATACGACGACAAGGGAGAACGCAAATACGTGCACACCTTGAATGCCACCGCGATATCGATAGAGCGTGCGCTTGCGGTGATTGCAGAGACCTACGCCAACGGCGACGGCACGATAACCGTGCCGAAGGCGCTCGTGCCCTACATGGGCAAGGAGTTCATAGGCGCAGCGAAAGCCTAG
- a CDS encoding S-layer protein gives MKSLNGKRIAAVAAGAALLGLGLAFAGPVSFQNVPIISNSGQPVVQVVIGSTAKPSDGAAAANIAAAIGNLAYTSVPVTATVNMTQAAKVLHAVLPSNAGYSLSNVNVYLNESSTAYVSGTYSFGALIGSVLNGAVQLSSPQNTKSTQPSYASSYAYPSNTPYLTSSSPTYSPYTSAGYVPFSSVSTSSGGGVSFSSFRNNGADNIMEVTSAQLPSLLSNSGTYGETETLWLTGFPVYNQQKNTFQLQSAGGAYQVTFNKPISYRTSSNSINNAAFTLLGENWTIINYKLPGTSAFNTPTTSIAGSSNAINGGEIQLASSLTPITTLYVGQNVTSGAFKLQLTDLGQPNGNGISPAGFNIYYNNVLTNVTSIYPNDTTQLYNVSGHNLYVKVSSTFAGLYAYEKYAKVQLYANVYNVTDSKVFNTTNDNGWSTTLLWTNTSSSGHASQLYGIVLYNTTPTTLAPGQSFSFIQNPSAYKLTFVGESLGSANFDPVTATLSTGSETYENSPGTSFTGSGNINNITEPAQLLTITSSISNAFTNAAGQISSSVLYDLTPYQLSELSNSVTTPGTANVVMTEYSGNFISPTNKLTVTISGYPTSTSSGPVTTSVTFNSPSQTLSAGEAFYNITAIQLQSNRALPGLTVNVITTNALAPMASLTTLSPDVLYSQTGKNYLETTTGTLTYNQQNGQPTSSFAISGASTTPANTISSSTEFFYYTMNEIAVPSQSSYQDQLAMDIYNSTAGAGASPLFQLNTSTSGKNSLVYTATSATGGATVNASVGFRTERGSKVASISPSSVTVDFAKSVDNLMFAVGPSSTTAATSTEKMYGPYGIGQSTNIPNVSIAKVTANISVSSTGGATVAGISNLTAIPSVSVATTPVLLNNLPTSPLVVLDSAANPSSNLILVGSGYVNTLSQQLETSQGISITPTSAPITQAYGTNRILVAGYYANQTTSAANTFIQDLYANAASST, from the coding sequence ATGAAAAGTCTAAATGGAAAGAGGATAGCAGCTGTCGCAGCTGGCGCAGCTCTATTAGGTTTGGGACTTGCGTTCGCAGGTCCAGTGTCATTCCAGAACGTACCAATAATAAGCAACAGCGGCCAACCGGTAGTGCAGGTGGTAATAGGATCCACGGCTAAGCCGAGCGACGGTGCTGCTGCGGCAAACATCGCGGCTGCAATAGGCAACCTTGCATACACATCGGTGCCAGTCACTGCAACGGTCAACATGACACAGGCCGCGAAGGTGCTGCACGCTGTGCTTCCATCAAATGCAGGCTACTCGCTCAGCAACGTCAACGTCTACCTGAATGAGAGCAGCACGGCATACGTGTCGGGCACATACTCGTTCGGCGCATTGATTGGTTCAGTACTGAACGGAGCAGTCCAGCTCAGCTCACCGCAGAACACCAAGTCCACGCAGCCGTCATACGCATCTTCTTACGCATACCCATCAAACACCCCATATCTAACTTCATCTTCTCCAACATACAGCCCGTACACCTCAGCAGGATACGTGCCGTTCAGCTCTGTATCAACATCTAGCGGCGGCGGAGTTTCGTTCTCCTCATTCAGGAATAACGGAGCTGACAACATAATGGAAGTTACAAGCGCACAGCTCCCATCGCTCCTGAGCAACTCAGGAACATATGGCGAGACAGAGACTCTGTGGCTGACCGGCTTCCCAGTATACAACCAGCAGAAGAACACCTTCCAGCTGCAGAGCGCTGGCGGAGCATACCAGGTGACATTCAACAAGCCGATATCATACAGGACATCATCTAACAGCATAAACAACGCAGCGTTCACACTGCTCGGCGAGAACTGGACAATAATAAACTATAAGCTTCCTGGCACAAGCGCATTCAATACTCCAACAACTTCTATAGCAGGTAGCTCAAATGCAATAAACGGCGGAGAGATACAGCTAGCATCTTCACTGACTCCGATAACTACACTATATGTAGGCCAGAACGTGACTAGCGGCGCGTTCAAGCTGCAGCTCACGGACCTTGGACAGCCAAACGGCAACGGCATCAGCCCAGCAGGCTTCAATATATACTACAATAATGTACTGACAAACGTCACATCCATCTACCCGAACGACACGACCCAGCTGTACAACGTCTCAGGCCACAACCTGTACGTAAAGGTCTCGAGCACATTCGCCGGACTGTATGCGTATGAGAAGTACGCGAAGGTGCAGCTGTATGCGAACGTCTACAACGTCACTGACAGCAAGGTCTTCAACACAACGAACGACAACGGATGGTCTACGACCCTCCTTTGGACTAACACCAGTAGCAGCGGCCACGCAAGCCAGCTCTACGGCATCGTACTGTACAACACCACACCAACAACGCTAGCGCCAGGGCAGAGCTTCTCATTCATCCAGAACCCATCAGCGTACAAGCTGACGTTCGTCGGTGAGTCGCTCGGCAGCGCAAACTTCGATCCGGTGACCGCAACCCTGAGCACAGGCAGCGAAACATACGAGAACAGCCCTGGTACCTCATTCACAGGCTCAGGAAACATAAACAACATAACAGAGCCGGCGCAGCTGCTGACAATAACCAGCTCGATATCGAATGCATTTACCAATGCAGCAGGCCAGATAAGCAGCTCAGTGCTCTACGACCTGACGCCATATCAGCTGAGTGAACTGTCGAATTCAGTAACAACTCCCGGAACTGCAAACGTGGTCATGACTGAGTATTCGGGCAACTTTATATCGCCAACCAACAAGCTGACAGTAACAATAAGCGGCTACCCAACGAGTACCTCAAGCGGCCCAGTAACAACCTCAGTAACCTTCAACAGTCCAAGCCAAACCTTATCTGCCGGTGAAGCGTTCTACAACATAACGGCCATACAGCTGCAGAGCAACAGGGCGTTGCCTGGCTTGACAGTGAATGTGATCACTACAAATGCCCTTGCTCCAATGGCATCACTTACAACACTATCACCAGACGTCCTATACTCACAGACTGGAAAGAACTACCTGGAGACCACAACCGGTACATTAACGTACAACCAGCAGAATGGACAGCCAACATCTTCGTTCGCCATATCTGGCGCCAGCACGACACCTGCAAACACCATCTCGTCATCCACTGAGTTCTTCTACTACACTATGAACGAGATTGCGGTGCCAAGCCAGTCCAGCTACCAGGATCAGCTTGCCATGGACATCTACAACAGCACTGCAGGCGCGGGCGCATCTCCACTGTTCCAGCTGAACACATCGACTAGCGGCAAGAACAGCTTGGTGTACACAGCAACCTCAGCAACTGGCGGCGCAACGGTCAATGCATCAGTAGGCTTCAGGACAGAGCGCGGCAGCAAGGTGGCTTCGATAAGCCCAAGCAGCGTCACGGTCGACTTCGCCAAGAGCGTTGACAACCTGATGTTCGCGGTAGGCCCATCAAGCACGACTGCAGCAACCTCGACTGAGAAGATGTACGGGCCTTATGGCATCGGCCAGAGCACCAACATACCGAACGTCAGCATAGCGAAAGTCACTGCCAACATATCGGTCAGCTCGACTGGCGGCGCAACGGTAGCTGGAATCAGCAACCTGACTGCAATACCATCAGTCAGCGTCGCAACAACGCCGGTACTGCTGAACAACCTGCCAACATCGCCTCTGGTGGTGCTTGACTCTGCAGCCAACCCGAGCAGCAACCTGATACTGGTCGGATCTGGTTACGTCAACACACTGTCGCAGCAGCTAGAGACATCGCAGGGCATCAGCATAACGCCGACAAGCGCACCGATAACACAGGCCTACGGCACGAACAGGATATTGGTAGCTGGCTATTACGCAAACCAGACAACATCGGCAGCAAACACATTCATCCAGGACCTGTACGCGAACGCAGCCTCGAGCACGTAA